One Anoplopoma fimbria isolate UVic2021 breed Golden Eagle Sablefish chromosome 2, Afim_UVic_2022, whole genome shotgun sequence DNA window includes the following coding sequences:
- the LOC129108175 gene encoding uncharacterized protein LOC129108175 isoform X1 — MRNRKHVLSKPVFLCPGCQLASDHTAMTDFMMEAPATPATNHGGDEDQHLWPYLREMFSYVGVKDSSYRMKSLLYPKLLKYWHSKTPHPTSGNTLRESMYTTLKKDDATIRMGMDYIKQHMEEPSLQLGDATRSSSSDEDDFFSALQSSQARDSTKQLDGYLACSADHMTLLKSFPAVCKLSVKLNTPLPASAACERLFSIAGLVFSPRRARLNSRNFENQLLLKMNRTFFSFK; from the exons atgcgaAATCGCAAACACGTGCTCTCAAAGCCGGTTTTTTTATGCCCaggatgccagctagcgagcgaccaCACTGCGATGACtgatttcatgatggaagcacctgctactcccgcaacaaaccacggtggagacgaagaccaacacctgtggccatatttgcgagaaatgttttcttatgttggagtgaaagactcttcgtaccggatgaagagcctcttatacccaaagctactgaaatattggcattcaaaaactccccatccaacctcaggaaacacattgag AGAAAGCATGTACACCACCTTAAAAAAGGATGATGCCACAATCAGAATGG GAATGGACTACATCAAGCAGCACATGGAAGAACCCTCCCTGCAGCTAGGTGATGCCACCAGGTCCAGTTCATCTGATGAAGATGACTTCTTCTCTGCCCTGCAGTCGTCCCAAGCACGAGACAGCACCAAACAACTGGATGGATACTTGGCCTGTTCAGCAGATCACATGACCTTGCTGAAATCCTTCCCAGCTGTGTGCAAGCTGTCTGTGAAGCTGAACACACCTCTACCTGCCTCAGCGGCCTGTGAAAGGCTATTTAGCATCGCAGGACTAGTCTTCAGCCCAAGAAGAGCAAGACTGAATTCTCGCAATTTTGAAAACCAACTTCTTTTGAAGATGAAcaggacatttttcagtttcaagtAA
- the LOC129108175 gene encoding uncharacterized protein LOC129108175 isoform X2 has translation MTDFMMEAPATPATNHGGDEDQHLWPYLREMFSYVGVKDSSYRMKSLLYPKLLKYWHSKTPHPTSGNTLRESMYTTLKKDDATIRMGMDYIKQHMEEPSLQLGDATRSSSSDEDDFFSALQSSQARDSTKQLDGYLACSADHMTLLKSFPAVCKLSVKLNTPLPASAACERLFSIAGLVFSPRRARLNSRNFENQLLLKMNRTFFSFK, from the exons ATGACtgatttcatgatggaagcacctgctactcccgcaacaaaccacggtggagacgaagaccaacacctgtggccatatttgcgagaaatgttttcttatgttggagtgaaagactcttcgtaccggatgaagagcctcttatacccaaagctactgaaatattggcattcaaaaactccccatccaacctcaggaaacacattgag AGAAAGCATGTACACCACCTTAAAAAAGGATGATGCCACAATCAGAATGG GAATGGACTACATCAAGCAGCACATGGAAGAACCCTCCCTGCAGCTAGGTGATGCCACCAGGTCCAGTTCATCTGATGAAGATGACTTCTTCTCTGCCCTGCAGTCGTCCCAAGCACGAGACAGCACCAAACAACTGGATGGATACTTGGCCTGTTCAGCAGATCACATGACCTTGCTGAAATCCTTCCCAGCTGTGTGCAAGCTGTCTGTGAAGCTGAACACACCTCTACCTGCCTCAGCGGCCTGTGAAAGGCTATTTAGCATCGCAGGACTAGTCTTCAGCCCAAGAAGAGCAAGACTGAATTCTCGCAATTTTGAAAACCAACTTCTTTTGAAGATGAAcaggacatttttcagtttcaagtAA